One genomic segment of Oncorhynchus kisutch isolate 150728-3 linkage group LG15, Okis_V2, whole genome shotgun sequence includes these proteins:
- the LOC109904804 gene encoding P2Y purinoceptor 3-like, which produces MNGNNNFTLCPISDSYKRILLPLTYSLVFVLGLTLNGALLWVVCFRTRTWSCSVIYLTNLAVADLLYVLSLPLLIVSYAMDDVWPFGDIICKVVRFFFCTNLHCSMMFLMCISVHRFLGVCYPITALRFRTKNLAVLMSGSVWVLVMLEISPTLFFAHTGFINNMTVCYEMTNPGQLYTYFPYDMFLDVVGFLVPFMIIIICYCSMMRVLYQAGRDNSQEGTENLNKSIRTILAVCLMFVLCFVPYHIARIVCLFIRVYVSSDCRVINLVMIGYKIWKPLVSFNSCANPLLYFLGSDRQRKQLWAQLFRSKMVHPVVCTVQPDIVPTVSGTARNQ; this is translated from the coding sequence ATGAATGGGAACAATAACTTCACCTTGTGTCCGATCTCGGACTCTTATAAAAGGATCCTGCTCCCACTGACCTACAGCCTGGTGTTTGTTCTGGGTCTGACCCTAAATGGAGCACTGCTGTGGGTGGTGTGCTTCCGGACCCGGACCTGGAGCTGCTCTGTCATCTACCTGACCAACCTGGctgtggctgacctgctgtacgtGCTGTCCTTGCCGCTGCTCATTGTCAGCTATGCCATGGATGACGTATGGCCCTTCGGTGACATAATCTGCAAAGTCGTCAGATTCTTCTTCTGTACGAACCTCCACTGCAGCATGATGTTCCTCATGTGCATCAGTGTGCACCGGTTCCTCGGTGTGTGCTACCCGATTACTGCACTCCGGTTCAGGACCAAAAACCTGGCTGTTTTGATGTCTGGCTCGGTTTGGGTCCTGGTGATGCTGGAGATATCACCAACCCTTTTCTTTGCCCACACCGGGTTCATCAACAACATGACGGTGTGCTATGAAATGACCAACCCTGGCCAGTTGTATACTTACTTTCCTTACGACATGTTTCTGGACGTGGTTGGATTTCTGGTACCTTTCATGATTATTATAATCTGTTACTGCTCAATGATGAGAGTGCTCTACCAGGCTGGAAGGGACAACTCACAGGAAGGGACAGAGAATCTAAACAAGTCCATACGCACCATTCTGGCGGTGTGCTTGATGTTCGTGTTGTGTTTTGTGCCTTATCACATTGCGCGGATAGTGTGCCTGTTCATACGCGTCTATGTGTCCAGTGACTGTAGAGTCATCAACTTGGTGATGATCGGCTATAAGATATGGAAACCCCTGGTCAGCTTCAACAGCTGCGCAAACCCACTGCTGTACTTCCTGGGTTCAGACAGGCAACGGAAGCAGCTCTGGGCCCAGTTATTTAGGAGTAAGATGGTCCATCCCGTGGTGTGCACAGTACAGCCAGATATAGTACCCACCGTGTCTGGTACTGCCAGAAATCAGTGA